One Streptococcus gallolyticus subsp. gallolyticus DSM 16831 DNA window includes the following coding sequences:
- a CDS encoding carbohydrate ABC transporter permease: MKQKDTLLKNIISICLLLFTSITLVLLAITFMNSFKTSSELASNTFGFPKAFTLDNYVRVLTEDHFFRYLFNSLTITLISVVGLIFLSAMVAYGISRYEFKHETLLSNYFLLGMMFPVQLCVMPLFVIMRNLGLLNTISGVILLYIAGMSFPVFTLTKFFRNIPASIEESARIDGASDFRIFFQIILPITRPVLFTLGLINGIRIWNDFYIPMVFLSSSSKRTLMLSVYKYMSDFIRNWDLTFAAVILTLLPILLLYILCSRQIVDGATDGAEKG; the protein is encoded by the coding sequence ATGAAGCAAAAAGATACCCTTCTAAAAAATATCATCTCCATCTGCCTACTCTTATTTACCTCCATCACGCTGGTGCTGTTGGCCATCACCTTTATGAACTCCTTTAAAACTAGTTCAGAGTTGGCCAGCAATACCTTCGGCTTTCCAAAAGCTTTTACCTTGGACAATTATGTGCGCGTGCTGACAGAGGACCATTTCTTCCGTTACCTTTTTAACAGTCTGACCATTACGCTGATAAGTGTGGTGGGACTGATTTTCCTCAGTGCCATGGTCGCTTACGGGATTAGTCGCTATGAGTTTAAGCACGAAACGCTGTTGAGCAATTATTTCCTTCTTGGTATGATGTTTCCAGTGCAGCTGTGCGTGATGCCGCTCTTTGTCATCATGCGCAATCTGGGACTCCTAAACACCATATCTGGTGTTATCCTGCTCTATATTGCAGGCATGTCCTTTCCAGTCTTTACACTGACCAAGTTCTTCCGTAACATTCCAGCATCTATCGAAGAATCCGCACGGATTGACGGGGCGAGTGATTTCCGGATTTTCTTCCAGATTATCCTACCGATTACCCGACCTGTCCTCTTTACTCTGGGACTAATCAATGGTATCCGTATCTGGAATGATTTCTACATCCCTATGGTCTTTTTATCCAGCTCCAGCAAGCGAACCCTCATGCTCAGTGTCTACAAGTACATGAGTGACTTCATCCGTAACTGGGATTTGACATTTGCAGCTGTTATTTTGACCTTATTGCCAATCCTTCTCCTCTACATCCTCTGCTCAAGACAGATTGTAGACGGGGCGACAGATGGCGCAGAGAAAGGATAA
- a CDS encoding carbohydrate ABC transporter permease: protein MRAFFKKWPQLGFIGPGFIIYTIFAIIPLFCAMYYSFFEWGGIGPMKFVGLDNFVTLFTDKTVAPIFANAIWNNLKYIICIWFIVTPVQFILAYFLFIKVRGHNYFKLMLFFPYVISSTIIGFFTTLLFDPNIGSLNDLLEKIGLPAQLWLGDPKMAFAILIGVVLWQGIGTGMMIFYSDMQVISPSLLEAADMDGANEWTKLSRIIFPMSLSSFSTNMTMSTIWALAVFDLPFLLGGVTGGADGSLDFVNIMFYRYTFGTALNGKSNMGFGAAISVVMFIIILIMTALMSFVTRKLEEKAGVR, encoded by the coding sequence ATGCGTGCATTTTTTAAAAAGTGGCCTCAGCTAGGCTTTATCGGTCCTGGATTTATCATCTATACCATTTTCGCCATTATTCCGCTCTTTTGTGCTATGTATTATAGCTTCTTTGAGTGGGGTGGGATTGGACCTATGAAGTTTGTCGGGCTTGACAATTTTGTGACTCTCTTTACAGACAAGACAGTGGCACCCATTTTTGCCAATGCTATCTGGAATAACCTAAAATATATAATCTGTATCTGGTTTATCGTGACACCTGTCCAGTTTATCTTGGCTTATTTCCTCTTTATCAAGGTCAGAGGTCATAATTACTTTAAACTCATGCTCTTCTTTCCTTACGTCATTAGTTCGACCATTATCGGATTTTTCACAACTCTTCTCTTTGACCCAAATATCGGTAGTCTCAATGACCTCTTGGAGAAAATTGGCTTGCCAGCCCAACTCTGGCTGGGGGATCCAAAGATGGCCTTTGCGATTCTGATTGGAGTTGTCCTCTGGCAAGGGATTGGCACAGGGATGATGATTTTCTACTCAGACATGCAAGTGATTTCGCCTTCTCTTCTAGAGGCAGCAGATATGGACGGTGCAAATGAATGGACTAAATTGTCCCGCATCATTTTCCCTATGTCGCTATCATCCTTCTCGACAAATATGACCATGTCCACTATCTGGGCCTTAGCAGTCTTTGACCTGCCCTTCCTATTAGGTGGTGTGACAGGTGGAGCAGACGGTTCACTTGATTTCGTCAATATCATGTTCTACCGCTATACCTTTGGTACAGCTTTGAATGGCAAATCCAATATGGGATTTGGTGCAGCAATTTCTGTCGTTATGTTTATCATTATCCTCATCATGACAGCTCTCATGTCCTTTGTGACCCGTAAATTAGAAGAAAAGGCAGGTGTTCGTTAA
- a CDS encoding ABC transporter substrate-binding protein codes for MLLAACGNGSSSSADGEVSGDLVVWEHDPSYDGAIEAVIEAFEEEYPDVEVEYESKASNDYYSLLTTALQSGTGPDVFWTNGTATENMATYVEQGKVLDITDSVDLSALNEESFDLAQIDGKTYSVPWMAFDTRVAYYNKDIFEELNLSEPQSFEEFESMLETIKDAGYVPISLSGMSSWQLLWVYEYILATKYPDYAAGFNDYTVKADSDEARDALQTVVDWAEKGYFGDGFKGVDTNGQTLAFTTGEAAMTIDGSWMNQTIAENNPDLNFGAFHIPGEDGQKTMMGSFANGFSGNADSENQAAVEAFLNFVATQEAQEIYVTELQAVSGSADIASVKGVTSEIADADRQVGTWQSMLTKHSSGDTSAASIWEEEGTQVLDGSMTVDELMDKIGKAMD; via the coding sequence ATGCTACTTGCAGCCTGTGGCAACGGCAGTTCCTCATCGGCAGATGGGGAAGTATCTGGCGATTTAGTCGTTTGGGAACACGACCCAAGTTATGACGGGGCGATTGAAGCAGTCATCGAAGCTTTTGAGGAAGAGTACCCAGATGTCGAAGTCGAATACGAATCAAAAGCCAGCAACGACTATTATTCACTCTTGACCACAGCTCTCCAGTCTGGCACAGGTCCTGATGTCTTCTGGACAAATGGGACTGCGACTGAAAATATGGCCACCTATGTCGAACAAGGTAAAGTACTGGACATCACCGATTCAGTTGACTTATCTGCGCTCAACGAAGAGTCCTTTGACTTAGCACAAATCGATGGCAAGACCTATTCCGTACCATGGATGGCTTTTGATACGCGTGTTGCTTACTACAATAAAGATATTTTTGAAGAATTAAACCTCTCTGAGCCCCAATCATTTGAAGAATTTGAATCCATGCTGGAGACCATCAAGGATGCGGGATATGTACCGATCTCCCTATCAGGCATGAGCTCATGGCAACTGCTCTGGGTCTATGAGTATATTCTTGCTACCAAATACCCTGATTACGCTGCAGGTTTTAATGATTACACGGTTAAAGCAGATTCTGATGAAGCACGTGATGCCTTACAAACAGTTGTAGATTGGGCAGAAAAAGGCTACTTCGGTGATGGTTTTAAAGGTGTGGACACAAATGGTCAGACTCTTGCCTTCACAACAGGCGAAGCAGCTATGACCATTGACGGCTCTTGGATGAATCAGACCATTGCTGAAAATAATCCAGACCTCAACTTTGGAGCCTTCCACATTCCAGGCGAAGATGGTCAAAAAACGATGATGGGATCATTTGCAAATGGATTCTCAGGAAATGCAGACTCTGAAAATCAAGCAGCAGTAGAAGCCTTCCTCAATTTCGTGGCGACACAAGAAGCACAAGAAATCTATGTCACAGAACTCCAAGCTGTATCTGGTAGTGCCGACATTGCATCCGTAAAAGGTGTGACTTCTGAAATTGCAGATGCTGACCGTCAAGTAGGCACATGGCAATCTATGTTGACCAAACATTCCTCAGGGGATACCTCAGCAGCCTCCATCTGGGAAGAAGAAGGCACTCAAGTCCTTGATGGCTCTATGACAGTTGATGAACTCATGGACAAGATTGGAAAAGCCATGGATTAA
- a CDS encoding alpha-L-rhamnosidase C-terminal domain-containing protein: MAAKWIGLHSDNRIGSREIYFRKDISLEKLETCQLQILASDRYKLYINGRLTEIGPQRSSQKTRYIDTVDVTDFLKVGLNQIGVIVLTYPESSGNRMFSLIGSGQAGLYLHSDTHPELNSDATWSVYENQKVQLVSESPVFAPLQLYEKRSGNRDLRDWCLRPVSELNWPTATEIKFEDQRYLIERTIPFLYRKARRFKSILVVRESTQDKEVWQDWLTGKTPFLTLPAKSRHMVELDAGEEMTGFLKLQVANGTKSQMRILQSEGYALPERTMVNGLDIPVKGNRLDFENGHLEGFQDDYHVAGFGSQEHPETVEPYWFRTFRFIRLEIEVVEEDLLLGSFDYEETGYPLQVQTQIETSDESLSKIWELSERTLRRCMHETYEDCPFYEQLQYVMDTRAQALYTYTVSADDRLARQAMDYFKDSQFQSGLLNGAAPSHADNIIPTFSIFYILMVLDHSQYFGDKSLVERHFSTIQKVLAYFSNHIGPRGLVERIGTENGKSPHWSFIDWTKEWQESSGVPIVAGGDEITLESLLYLMGLEAAKELALVMDDGLAYATWKQSAIKLKKSLISQTMDSQGFLKDGPTTNRYSQHAQVFGILTGLVSPEEGRKILLTTVERPEQFAQCSVAMSLYLFQALAKVNLYELSDHYWDIWRAMLAKNLTTSIEAVDGERSDCHAWGAVALYVLPTYTLGIQPLDPGFNRILISPKIGHLSWAKGSVITPKGLVSVSWKRTANGLDLTYQAPEGVQVIVEKN, translated from the coding sequence ATGGCAGCCAAATGGATTGGTCTACACAGTGACAATAGGATAGGCAGTCGGGAAATTTATTTCCGAAAAGATATCTCTCTCGAAAAACTTGAGACGTGTCAGCTACAAATACTCGCGTCAGACCGTTACAAACTCTATATCAACGGTCGATTGACCGAGATTGGACCTCAGCGTTCTAGTCAAAAAACGAGATATATCGATACGGTTGACGTGACAGATTTTCTCAAGGTTGGACTGAATCAGATTGGTGTGATTGTCTTGACCTATCCAGAGTCTAGTGGCAATCGGATGTTTTCGCTGATAGGCTCTGGTCAAGCGGGTCTCTATCTTCATTCGGATACTCATCCCGAGCTAAATAGCGACGCTACTTGGTCAGTCTATGAAAATCAAAAAGTCCAACTGGTTTCTGAATCACCTGTCTTTGCCCCTTTACAACTCTATGAAAAACGGTCTGGCAATCGAGATTTGAGGGATTGGTGCTTGAGGCCAGTTAGTGAGCTCAATTGGCCTACCGCAACTGAAATTAAGTTTGAAGACCAGCGATATCTGATAGAACGGACAATTCCCTTTCTCTATCGAAAGGCACGACGGTTCAAAAGCATCTTAGTGGTGAGGGAGTCAACTCAAGACAAGGAGGTCTGGCAAGATTGGTTGACAGGAAAGACTCCCTTTCTTACCTTACCTGCAAAGAGTCGTCACATGGTCGAACTGGACGCTGGCGAGGAGATGACAGGATTTCTCAAGTTGCAAGTCGCTAACGGTACTAAAAGTCAAATGCGGATTCTACAATCAGAAGGGTATGCCCTTCCAGAACGTACCATGGTCAACGGCCTCGATATTCCAGTTAAAGGAAATCGATTGGATTTTGAAAACGGTCATCTGGAAGGTTTCCAAGATGACTATCATGTGGCTGGTTTTGGCAGTCAAGAACATCCTGAAACTGTTGAACCCTACTGGTTTCGGACTTTCCGATTCATTCGCTTAGAGATTGAGGTGGTGGAGGAGGACTTGTTGCTTGGTAGTTTTGACTACGAGGAGACAGGCTATCCGCTTCAAGTACAGACGCAGATTGAGACCTCAGATGAGTCCCTATCAAAAATCTGGGAGCTCAGCGAGCGGACCCTGCGGCGATGTATGCATGAGACCTACGAAGACTGTCCCTTCTATGAGCAGCTCCAATATGTCATGGATACACGGGCACAAGCTCTCTATACCTATACGGTATCTGCGGATGATAGACTGGCAAGACAGGCGATGGATTACTTCAAGGATAGCCAGTTTCAGTCAGGTCTCTTAAATGGTGCTGCCCCCTCTCACGCTGATAATATTATCCCGACCTTTTCTATTTTTTACATTTTGATGGTCTTGGATCACTCGCAGTATTTTGGAGACAAAAGTCTGGTGGAGAGACATTTTTCGACCATTCAAAAGGTTTTGGCTTACTTTTCTAATCATATTGGACCAAGGGGTTTGGTTGAGAGAATTGGGACGGAAAATGGAAAATCACCCCACTGGTCCTTTATCGATTGGACCAAAGAGTGGCAGGAATCATCTGGTGTCCCGATTGTGGCAGGCGGCGATGAGATTACCTTGGAAAGTTTGCTCTATCTGATGGGATTAGAAGCAGCAAAAGAACTGGCTCTAGTCATGGATGATGGACTTGCCTATGCAACTTGGAAGCAGTCGGCAATCAAATTGAAAAAATCACTAATCAGCCAGACAATGGACAGTCAAGGATTCCTAAAAGATGGACCGACAACAAATCGTTACAGTCAGCATGCACAAGTTTTTGGCATCCTGACCGGTCTAGTCAGTCCAGAAGAGGGCAGGAAAATCCTTCTTACGACGGTTGAACGACCTGAACAATTTGCCCAGTGCTCGGTGGCTATGTCGCTCTACCTCTTTCAGGCCTTGGCTAAAGTGAATCTTTATGAACTCAGCGATCACTACTGGGACATCTGGCGAGCTATGTTGGCCAAAAACCTGACAACCTCGATTGAGGCAGTAGATGGCGAACGCAGTGACTGTCATGCATGGGGAGCGGTCGCACTCTATGTGCTTCCGACATATACTCTGGGAATCCAGCCTTTGGACCCTGGTTTCAATCGGATACTTATTTCCCCCAAAATCGGGCATCTCAGTTGGGCCAAGGGCTCAGTCATCACTCCAAAAGGTCTGGTATCTGTCAGCTGGAAGCGTACAGCAAATGGCCTCGACCTGACCTATCAGGCTCCAGAAGGAGTCCAAGTAATCGTAGAAAAAAATTAA
- a CDS encoding helix-turn-helix domain-containing protein: MNKDQLIKKLYTYTPIEEELMKHYEIRNDYKLIEDFNANLDSDSSKEVMSSIVSKYISEEGEELPLFPVDYFFSEDDLIKIKVTQHTRYSTPIPHYHNFYEILYVYEGDFEQTINHQTIRMKSGDICIISPGVHHSLDVNNYSIVLNLIIENDTLIRFLRDDFSTSTFFAPLLQSVYATPSDYPFYIVETFGDRLIKDLFLSIYLETLNKETSYPALIHSYLLQLLTQLERQHQDSTTVYNTLKNQELLDFKLLKKMDQEYATITLAALAEEFHYSSQFISHRIKQLTNKTFQEFITDKRLSVACQLLEHSNFKVKEISYKVGYQNEEHFSRLFKKHFQAPPLQYRKQFNSAFKA; the protein is encoded by the coding sequence ATGAACAAAGATCAACTCATCAAGAAACTCTATACCTATACCCCCATTGAAGAAGAGCTCATGAAGCATTATGAAATCCGAAACGATTACAAGTTAATTGAGGATTTCAATGCTAATTTAGATAGTGATTCTTCTAAAGAAGTCATGTCTAGCATTGTCAGCAAGTACATCAGCGAAGAAGGAGAAGAGCTGCCCTTGTTTCCTGTCGATTACTTCTTCTCGGAGGATGATTTGATCAAAATCAAGGTGACCCAGCATACTCGCTACTCGACGCCCATTCCTCACTATCATAATTTCTACGAAATATTGTATGTCTACGAGGGGGATTTTGAGCAGACCATCAATCATCAGACAATCCGCATGAAATCTGGGGATATTTGCATCATCTCGCCTGGTGTCCATCATTCTCTGGATGTGAATAATTACAGTATTGTACTCAATCTCATCATAGAAAATGACACCCTGATTAGATTTTTACGAGACGACTTTTCTACCAGCACTTTTTTCGCTCCGCTTTTGCAGTCCGTTTACGCGACTCCTTCAGACTACCCATTTTACATCGTAGAGACATTTGGCGACCGCCTCATCAAGGACCTCTTTTTATCCATCTATCTGGAAACCTTAAACAAGGAAACCTCCTATCCCGCCCTAATCCACTCCTACCTTCTCCAGCTCCTGACCCAGCTGGAACGCCAGCATCAAGACTCCACCACGGTATACAATACCTTGAAAAATCAAGAGTTGCTGGACTTTAAGCTCTTGAAAAAAATGGATCAGGAATATGCAACCATTACCCTCGCGGCTTTGGCCGAGGAGTTTCACTATTCCAGCCAGTTTATTTCCCACCGTATCAAGCAACTGACCAATAAAACCTTCCAAGAATTTATCACTGATAAACGCTTATCTGTCGCCTGTCAGCTCTTGGAGCATTCTAATTTTAAAGTCAAAGAAATTTCCTACAAAGTCGGCTATCAAAATGAAGAACATTTCAGTCGCCTCTTCAAAAAACATTTCCAAGCTCCCCCCCTCCAGTACCGCAAACAATTTAACAGCGCCTTTAAAGCATAA
- a CDS encoding DUF5945 family protein: protein MSKTWNFDQPLDDVKPTSSHEERAKIAALFQKQDEKLIEEVDYVAAFEQQKKESESKDVQTPELKVKQNQPKKVNITSDYKQHLADTIAQNNKDISACQKQIEELHQLIDEKKIQNKKLQAISVAIDDL from the coding sequence ATGAGTAAAACATGGAATTTTGATCAGCCACTAGATGATGTGAAACCGACATCGTCCCATGAAGAAAGAGCTAAAATCGCTGCACTTTTCCAAAAACAGGATGAAAAACTAATTGAAGAAGTAGATTATGTGGCTGCTTTTGAACAGCAAAAAAAGGAGTCAGAATCTAAAGATGTACAGACGCCTGAATTAAAAGTAAAACAAAATCAGCCGAAGAAGGTAAATATTACAAGTGACTACAAACAGCACTTGGCAGATACCATTGCACAAAACAACAAGGATATTTCAGCCTGTCAGAAGCAAATTGAAGAACTTCATCAATTGATTGATGAAAAGAAAATCCAAAATAAAAAGTTACAGGCTATTTCAGTAGCCATTGATGATTTATAA
- a CDS encoding DUF5965 family protein: MSVIERLAEKVARQEEKVSRETEKLEHYRDQLQTAMYSTFIKRQQSSHLSFHEALEQAFGKANTLHPDYRNEDIE; this comes from the coding sequence ATGAGTGTGATTGAACGTCTAGCTGAAAAAGTAGCTAGGCAAGAAGAAAAGGTCTCACGTGAGACGGAGAAATTGGAACACTATCGTGACCAACTACAAACAGCTATGTACAGTACCTTTATCAAACGGCAACAATCTAGTCACTTGTCATTTCATGAAGCACTAGAGCAAGCCTTTGGTAAAGCAAACACACTACACCCAGATTACAGAAATGAGGATATAGAATGA
- a CDS encoding toprim domain-containing protein, which translates to MTRIKAVKQKAILDVAESLGYSFRRLSGHIYEHPDHDSFRIFADTNTFKWFSRDIQGDVIDFVQLVAGVSFKEAVSYLETGDFEQTKVIEEVYQPFQYYLREEPFQKARIYLKDIRGLSDQTINTFGRQGLLAQATYQTEPVLVFKSFDHNGTLQAASLQGLVKNEERHDRDYLKKIMKGSHGHVGISFDIGNPNRLIFCESVIDMMSYYQLHQKQLSDVRLISMEGLKLSVIAYQTLRLAAEEQGKLAFLDTVKPNRLSHYLQAIQETTTFFQTHSNVITLAVDNDEAGREFCQKLSDKGLPISQDLPPLQGLETKSDWNDIVKQQREISLGDVVQSAQTQVIRNHPPPKWEHALEL; encoded by the coding sequence ATGACACGAATTAAAGCAGTAAAACAAAAGGCTATTTTAGATGTGGCTGAAAGTCTGGGGTATTCTTTTAGACGATTATCAGGACACATTTATGAACACCCAGACCATGATTCCTTTCGGATTTTTGCGGATACCAATACTTTCAAATGGTTTTCAAGAGATATACAAGGGGATGTGATTGACTTTGTTCAATTAGTGGCAGGTGTTTCTTTCAAAGAGGCTGTATCCTATCTTGAAACTGGAGATTTTGAACAGACCAAAGTAATAGAAGAGGTTTATCAACCATTTCAATATTATTTGCGTGAAGAACCCTTTCAGAAAGCACGTATTTACTTAAAAGACATTCGGGGTCTAAGTGATCAGACTATTAATACCTTTGGCAGACAAGGATTGCTTGCTCAAGCTACTTATCAAACGGAGCCAGTATTAGTGTTTAAAAGCTTTGATCATAATGGGACCTTACAGGCAGCAAGCCTTCAAGGTCTCGTCAAAAATGAAGAAAGACATGATCGAGACTATCTCAAAAAAATCATGAAAGGCTCTCATGGCCATGTCGGTATTAGTTTCGATATTGGGAATCCCAATCGACTCATTTTTTGTGAATCCGTTATCGATATGATGAGTTATTATCAGCTTCATCAAAAGCAATTATCCGATGTTCGCCTGATTTCAATGGAAGGCTTAAAACTTTCAGTGATTGCTTATCAGACCTTGCGTCTAGCAGCAGAGGAACAGGGGAAATTGGCATTTCTAGATACAGTAAAACCAAACAGACTTAGCCATTATCTTCAGGCAATACAAGAGACGACAACCTTTTTTCAAACTCATTCAAATGTCATAACATTGGCTGTTGATAACGATGAAGCAGGAAGAGAATTTTGTCAGAAACTGTCAGATAAAGGACTTCCGATTTCTCAAGATTTACCACCATTGCAGGGACTTGAAACAAAGTCAGATTGGAATGATATTGTGAAACAGCAGAGGGAAATATCTTTAGGAGACGTTGTCCAATCAGCTCAAACACAAGTCATTAGGAATCATCCTCCACCTAAATGGGAGCATGCATTGGAATTGTGA
- a CDS encoding peptidylprolyl isomerase has protein sequence MLNKVKARFLIGVGGLIAVSFMVMIGYTIGSQSVSKQTEHQIRAEANKLVTKEKQEEKATVLSDDLVNEFLTQYFTKVQLGENNSRIKPYMTDSAFSEEEANQNKAINQVYKDYILDYRFESSSIYVNTESNVALAEVTYQVTYVSDLSEQQQRTTQTENKTVMLSYSKVSDKLLVNQLTIWNGKLEDMKEATNGANSSIPTIQGTTTSENN, from the coding sequence ATGTTAAATAAAGTGAAAGCTCGATTTCTGATTGGAGTAGGAGGTTTAATTGCAGTCAGTTTTATGGTCATGATTGGATATACGATTGGCTCACAATCCGTTTCAAAGCAAACTGAGCACCAAATACGAGCAGAAGCCAATAAACTTGTGACAAAGGAAAAGCAGGAAGAAAAAGCAACGGTCTTATCAGATGATCTTGTCAATGAATTTCTCACTCAATATTTCACCAAGGTTCAGCTAGGAGAAAATAACAGTCGTATCAAACCCTACATGACGGATTCGGCATTTTCAGAAGAGGAAGCAAATCAGAATAAAGCGATCAACCAAGTTTATAAAGATTACATACTTGACTACCGATTTGAATCATCCAGTATCTATGTCAATACAGAAAGCAATGTTGCACTGGCGGAAGTTACCTATCAAGTGACCTATGTTTCTGATTTGAGTGAGCAACAACAACGAACCACTCAGACAGAAAACAAGACGGTTATGTTGTCCTACTCTAAAGTTTCCGACAAGCTCCTGGTTAATCAGTTGACCATTTGGAATGGGAAACTAGAGGACATGAAAGAAGCCACAAATGGTGCTAATTCCAGCATACCAACGATCCAAGGAACTACAACAAGCGAGAACAACTAG
- a CDS encoding DUF5966 family protein, giving the protein MLEQILQSLLIIAAIGLILLVFYRILKVSSTLFLIGLIGGSVFIEIYGIYLFFTERYLYTEDLATNGVWSFTGFFIVLNLFLVLSFIMKWWKNRMV; this is encoded by the coding sequence ATGTTGGAACAAATTCTACAAAGCCTTTTGATTATCGCAGCAATAGGACTAATATTGCTTGTCTTTTATCGGATTCTGAAAGTTTCAAGTACTTTATTCCTTATCGGACTCATCGGTGGATCAGTCTTTATTGAAATCTATGGAATTTACCTCTTCTTTACTGAGAGATACCTTTATACAGAAGATTTAGCCACCAATGGTGTTTGGAGTTTTACAGGATTTTTTATTGTTTTGAATCTATTTCTCGTTTTAAGCTTTATTATGAAGTGGTGGAAAAATAGAATGGTCTAA
- a CDS encoding DUF5962 family protein: MAQTLEEMRYRLEEWLAQGFASTEDRGNYQTLKEQYEDETLDYSFSKREITGQLELIITSRENDFPSLDEVTKAEYLDLVAQLDELDQEQADYYRKQLVQKEV, translated from the coding sequence ATGGCCCAAACACTAGAAGAAATGCGTTATCGACTTGAAGAATGGTTGGCACAAGGCTTTGCGAGTACAGAGGATAGAGGTAACTACCAAACCTTAAAGGAACAGTATGAAGATGAAACGCTTGATTATAGCTTCTCAAAGCGTGAAATCACTGGACAGCTGGAACTCATCATCACGAGTCGTGAGAATGATTTTCCAAGCTTAGATGAGGTAACGAAAGCGGAATACCTTGACTTGGTTGCCCAACTTGATGAACTTGACCAGGAACAGGCTGACTATTATCGCAAGCAATTAGTCCAGAAAGAGGTGTAA